Genomic segment of Vairimorpha necatrix chromosome 4, complete sequence:
CTatgtatttaattaaaaagattttactaaattttgttttttcgtttttttttactaccAAATTTTGCACATTTGACATTCGTCTTGCTTTACAATATATCGTGAAAAGTAGTATAGGACTTAAGTCATGCTTAGGGGCctttttatgatataaatattcatttactggtgatattttttcactttgtcttttattttgaaaccATACAGTGATAGTCttaagatttaaatttagcATAAAAGCTAAATCGATTTTTGTTTGATAGGAAGGATACATTGTTATGTTATACACCTCGCTTAAAGTAAATGTTTGTATTTTGGATTTCTGTTTTCTTTTAGTATGAGAACTTTCAAatccattttttaataaacataatCCCAATGCAGCTTGAATTTTTAGTTcttcttcaaaaatattgttcATAGCCCCGAATTAAAAAGTacgttttttattatattaaaaattaataagattgttctaaaaaaaataattaattgaaatattaatttcacATTTAAAGTAATTAGAAAGTATTTGTGTCTTTATACTGatcatttattataaattaaatacaaatttatattaaaattagactttactataaaattGTTGGTTAAACAATATGTCAAtcagttttatttttttttattcttatttttatcatttttatagtacctcttaaaaataaataaaataattaagaCAATTTTGTTGATGATCTTAACAAgataacaaaataaaatgtaaaaaactTTCATGGTGGCTTCattgtaaattaaaaatgcaaaaaaatatgtctctataaatttctaacGAAATTATACATTGGATGtaagttttatattaaaataaaagttttttatatttattgttattgGTCTTGTGCATTAATCGTATACCACCCACATCGTTAAGATTTGTGCTTTTAGCAATATTCTATCAAAATAGTGGTTTATGTTCAAAATTTCTCATAtgtgatattttttcatacgAAGAAATCTCGGTTGTTTGTTGTTCAACAAAATTCAAATAGATTATAAATAGTCTATATAAAGTTCAATAAGTATAAATACTATTTTGAAAGTGCAAAAGTTTGCttcaatataattaataacaattaagttaaaattatataatttatcaattatCATAACATCTGATTATATACGTAATTGCAAAGTAGAGTATTAATGTACCTAAAGTCTACATTTTCATATTAATTATGcgttatattatttgtatataattcattttttaattttaagataaaatatataatatttacagATTGAATTATTCTAACATTgttgtttattataaaactaaaagttttaaattttaaacttcTAGATAAAACATTACATAATCTATTTGTACattaaaaagttaaaaCTCTCCCGAAAACAAGACAATATGagtttttattgaaataatTATACATGATTTATAATGATACGGGACTATATTATTcgaaaagtaaaaattataatcaattgataatttatcttaaaaaaagttttctTGTAAATGTATTAGCAATATATAACcgttatatttttgagcgaaaacaaatttaaggggaaaattatcaaaaataaaaatctaaaattgaCAGCcatcataaatttaaaaattcttgatTTGATCTTATTTAGAAATGAGACATTTAAATAAACTTATAAGTATCCTGATAAAAAACCAACTTATTAAAGTTTATACTCCAGAATGTGgtaaagaaaagaaaaatgatCCTAGTCTcagttttattattaacatATTATGGCTTTACAAAATGTCTAAAAAACCATTTTgatgtcaaatatataaaaaaaatgattttacaCATGTTCTTAAATGtatatatctaaaaaattattttcgcAATATATCTTGTTTTGGCttaaaagtttattttaaatgtgTTTATATGTGGTACTGTTTGCGTATATTGCATTTTAAAAGCGTTTTAGatcatttttaacattACATTAACTTTCCATTGgcatattaattatattattgaaGATTCGTTAAGTATTGTATCTGTTTATACAAAATGTGCATCTTAAATAGACGATTACgtaataaaatgtttctACAATGGAAATCAAAATTCAAATTGTAAATCTTTTAGATATGAATACCTAAAAGCCAAATTGTAGAGTAATAGCTGATGGTGTAAGTTGACCAAAGATAGAGTATAAATTAatgtaaataataaatttaaaaaagttttttaaagaaaatgaaattttaaaagttatTTTGATACTGATACAATTGgatttagtaaaaataataccaATACAGAATTAGATGACAACAAAAAACTTGTTCTACCTAAGATTAAGTGTTGCAACGCTAGCGAATTCGAtatcaaaaagaaaattcgCATTCTAAACATGTTAGGACAGAAGCTTCTGATGATGACGTCGATACTAAGCGTACCCCACGACGCCTTCATTTAATCTAATAAcagttatatttttatatattattccGTTTTTTATTGCCGTTAAAATTGTTcttacaaatttattacGAGTATACACCCTAAAAATgttataaatgaatttttggTAGTACTGATTTGTATAGTATTAAAGCAAAGCAAATCATGATTACGTATAATGgtatcataaaattatgatATTCATAATTCAGTTTGTTTaacttattaaaataaattgtaCTTTTTGCAAACACTTGTAACGACTTTTCAGGACATCCATTGTGATCTTTACCGTATTATCGTTCgattttatcaaatatgtcataattatatgaaaagaagatacaattttattttaaatctgGTTGCTTACCTTCTGCAAACTGCAATTagtagtaaaaaaataagaatttttttttgaactaCAATATGTGTATTCTGAAAATATAGTAAAAGCATCTGATTTAAATTCTATAGGTcttattttgatttatttttagtcTTTCATATATTCGAAACCATCTGACATTTAATTGACAtttgtaattattttttgatctCCTTTCTAGTATGTTTAATTCTAATTTGCTGGTTGTTATAATTGATATAAGACAtttatctattttttttgtgaaaTACTATAATAATTTCTCTACTAACGAAACAAAAGCAGAAACTAACATTTTGTTTCATCTTAAAACATTATGGTATATGGgaaaatgatttaaacCATAATGacacatttttaaataaaattatcgAATTAATAACTCATAATAAAGTGAATATTGCAAAACACAGGCAAATCACAGGATTCTATTCTTGatacaatattaaaaataaggttttttaaatattaataagatagaacaatattaatataacaTTTTCTGACATATATGCTTgctttaaataaattttaatcataatatataaatctGAAACTTTACAACATTTATGGTTTTCacctttttattttttaagtatatTATAGGAAAAGAAAACATAAATTGTTTCTTAGGCTATTCTGtttgttgttttaaaatttatatagatGATAGACTggtacaaatattttatataagatCACAATTGATATTAAACCGTATAAATTTCgattatttttcatattttacatatatttCAATGGTTTAACGTATTTCAAAAACGAGCAATAACGAATCAATTAATAACTTATTAGctaatattgtttttaaaatttattaaaaaaaatatttagtttTAAATTACTATTGCAGACATACTAATATGTCTTTAAAGTAGTTatagaatttattaatcacatatattatttatatctcTTGTAAATGTCATAAGATGACtcaaattaattttgtgTCATATATATTCCATTAAAAAACAGCCCTAATGTATTTGCAATTTCTAATGTATGTTGTTTGGGGATATTCTTGGCTGTCTTTATTTGttgaatataaagaaaattctATATGTGATGTATATATAGGTGTTACAAGCTATGCTAGCcgtttaaaaaacttacaTATTACTCTCCTTAAagacaaatattttaaagctGATGCCCGAAATATGAGGGAATTTATAGATAATGTACAACTGTCGATGGCAAGTAACAGAAGTAATTTATATCTAGTAAATAAACAGGAATATGATGAAATCAGAATAGCATCAtctatattaaattacaatgattctgttaaaaaattctctCAAAGtgagaaatattataaatatacaattaaCTTGTTGGATGGAAggacatatttttttgcaattgTTTTAGAAAGAGCGAATAATGGACCTATATCCCTTACGTATAcacaaatatttaattttgatgGTAAATTTCGATGTGGTGAGCTTTACTTACAAAAAGTTCCGTTTTATATAGATAAAATTCCGACTAGTACAAATGTAAATCACATTCTTGATACAAACAAAAGTAATAGTTTGGAAAATAGTCATAAGACTGCGAAGCAAAATAATAGTTGTAGAAATactaaacaaaataataatcataTGAATGCTGAACCGAAAGATAATCTTGATAAGAATCTAAGGAACTCGGGCCTTGAAAATGATCTTGAGATTAAATCTCCTGATATGAATACTGCAGACGAAACTGCCAATAATAATCCTACGAACAAAACTGCTTGCATGAATCTTACTAACTCTGGACTTGATAGTAATCTTGCAAACGAAAAAGCAGATAAGAATCTTACTAACTCTGGACTTGATAGTAATCTTGTGGACGAAAAAGCTTATGAGAATATAAGTAACTCtgaatctaaaaatattcttgaGAACGAAACTCCTGATATGAATATAAGTAACGCGGTACCTGATAATAATCTCGAGAACAAAGCTCcagatataaatattgtgGACGAATCTTCTGATAATACTTTTACAAAGAAAACTCCTGATAATAATCTTGTGAGCGAAACTCCTAGTGAAAACCTAAGTAACGTGGGActtgataatatttttgagaACGAAAAActtgataataaaaaattaattagcTCTGGATCTAAAGGTAAACATGGAAATAACGAAGATGGTTCAAAAGACGATCCAAATGACAATGATAGTAAACTTTTTAAGTATTGTCTATTTTATATCGTTTTCGTAGTATTATTAGCTTTTTCCgtatttttgtttacaaaaaaaaataaaaattaatattaaattactaattattatgattttttcgTATGTTACAcgttagaaattttttacaaaataagtaaaaattttagaatttttattttacactgacaaatttttatgtctaatattaatatattgcCACACAATGATATAAATCTTCGGCTATTTTTCCGTTCTTTTGAAAACTTCTATGATTTATACTTTCAATCTTCAATTTGTTTATACAATCATtagaacaaaaaataaacctGATGTTATGTtcagaaaataatatagagAACAACAATTGGAATGCAAACATTATAATGCAATGATGGTTTACTAATACATATATTAGCTCATTAAAACGATACAAAAATTCACTTGAGTATAAGAATAACGTactatttattaatatttgtaacAAACTGAATATAAATAGTGCCAAGCTTATTATTAAGAAGATATGTAATGACTGTAactaatataaaagatattttgaATGTACCTAAAAACTGTTTTAGATTGTAATAAAACTAGATTTTGTATGGTTATtgataaacataaattCAAATTCATTAAATATTCCCCCATCGTAACGGATTCTAttgaaataattatttttattaagtaaatattttgaaggCCAATTTCACgtgtatttttaaagtttcaataaaaaattcgcAAAATCTTATGAAGATTGTCGACCtataaagtatttttttaatattaactACTTGAAATGGTATAAActtttaaacttttttacaaaaattttgctTATAAACGATTTGAATATGGCgcaattttatattcttataaataaagGCACTTTTGTTTTATCTTTGCATTACTACTGAATCTTATTAGAGAGTTGAAACAACACTATAAGAATAGTGATTGATTGTAAAATGTTTCTAAAATAGAGATTTTAtcatgaaataaaaaataactatTCTATAACCCAATCagcaaatttaaaatttccgAAGATCGAAAAATCTTATACATTACTATTAGATCTAATTTTAGAACTGAAAAGTCTTTGGTCGTCGGCaaacaaaaatactttaagtaattttaataacaaaaaGGCCACTTTTAAGGTACAATTACCAGAGAATTGATTCATTTAATATGATCTAGAATATTTGCGTAAGAAGTTGAATTGTTTTATTCACCATAAAATATGATACTTAGACGATTCATCATAGTACTCATGCGACAAATATTGTTTAACTGAAGTATTAcagatttttatagaatacAGAAAATAATGCTTATGAATAAAGTGAAGGATGATGTTCAATTTCATATTACAGTATAGAAGCATACGCTAGattttatctataaaaCTTTTGTTTCGAAAAAGTAGACTtgacttttaaaattttttttgtctttaAAAGAACACTCTGAAAATCAAGAGGAACTAAAACTTACATTTAGTTTAGAATAAGATTAATCAATTTATACGGTAAAAACATTTGTGtctatgaaaataatttaaaattcataGGAATATCTAAACATTAATacataagaaaaataaaaattcaatcTGATGTAATAAAATCAGGTATAATGAAGTTACACTGAATGAATTATtaagtaaatttatatatgataatttaaaatattttctgtGGTTTAGATAAATAACGTCAGCCGAATGAGTAAAAAATACACGATACGATGGTTTGACAAGCAAcgataaaataattatttggtTTCAGGAAatagtaaatatttatagtgaagataaaaaaaaaattttacatttcaATGCGGGATCTACTAGGTTGCCtttcaataaattatgAATTCTTTTGGTTCTGTTGTATATCTAGGCAGATTTACAGTacgaaaaatatatttttataatattaatatctaaaaatgctatgtcatttttaatatataatttatttgggTAAAATATTCGGCttattaattacttttCACAAGATACGCTTACAGTCTCATCTGGCAGTTCCATGACTTCCTTCGAGATTCACTCATTGGGCTCTCGAAGACCCCTTCCTGATCTGTATCAAGACCATGTCTGGCTGACATAGTTAGGCTTTTTAAAGTCATTTTAAGGACTCTTGACTGTATATATGCTTCCGTTCTGGGTTCTAATCTGAGCACTTTGATATGcgtaaagtaaaaattgGTTACTATTCCATCCCCGTCATCacataagaaataattttcggCTTGGATtgttaaatcaaaaaaaattaatttaaaatatgttaggttatttataattatatagcTTTATgattatattctttttttaaattaaatttcgtatacaaatatatatttatttggcaTTTCTAATGTCTAAAGATGCAAGTATTTTTGGTGCTAATGATTGCTTctcctttattttgcacttcgTTTATGGggtaataagaaataaagtGAACACCCTCAGAGGGAGGCGTATTGGTCtcaattctaaaaaatcagaaGGGCAAAAAATGCTTATTAgttaatattattgtaaaaacttgtattaaaatataattgtgtacataaatatatatttatttattgtttttaatgtcaTAAGtgcttagtaatttttgtccCCTTCCTGCTCCtctttttttgcacttcaatttttgggttcgaaaaaaaaatcgaagCGCTTCAAAAAAGGGGGGGGGGTCTAATGTACCCCTCCCcctatttaaaatattttaaattgcCGCAAAAAAGAAAGGAGGACGgttctaaaatataataataaaaatcatatttacatctataaaactaatattttCGGCGAGACGTACCTCCGCTTGGGGTACGTCAGTTtccaaaaaatttttggatatttttatcatttaatGAGATTATCAAAAGTGTTATAGTAAATGTGTTTTCTATAATGAGctaatgaaataaaaagaatgtCTCAAAATACATCAATACGAAACaatatctttatttaaCTTTACTGTCATCTTTTGAGAtctaaacaaataatagTCATCCTGAATACTGATTAGTAGCTACTTATAgacgattttttttttcattttcgtttgcttattttttttgtctgatgtatttatacataaaaaataatttttataaaagtgaaggaaataattattttgattattaaaagGTTAATAGtaccaaaaaaatatttaaattaagattgaaaataataatttaaacatgaaaaaaaactattaaaatgtaaaaaaaatttgatgtAAAAATGTCTAGTTGATAACTGTCAATTTgtgatttatattaattatgcatataaatatctaaaagTCATGACCCCAATGTTATTGAGAATTATTAcgttttttctttttgtatatggcgatttatatttactattcgattataaagaagatgACACTTGTGATTGTTACATAAGTCTTTCTAATAACGTAGAAATTGATGATAATTACAAAGTATTTTTGtctcaatataaaaattggTTAAAAGAGGAAGTAAGAGATTCATGTAGAGCTaatattcttataaaaaaggtTTATAAAGAAGGACTCCTTTTGGAAAGGGtggaaaaaaaagattatgaTCAAATCAGAAAATTAGCAGGAAATATTACCAATGAGAAAAAAcgtgaaatatttttaaacaatgGAAATTTCCGAAAGTGTGGTTTCAACAAATTCGAATAcgcaaaatttttttttgaaatagttttttatgaacCGAAAAAACATACAATTACATGGGAACATAGTGCATCATATGATTATGATCCGAAAGATGTTTTTAGTAAACTCATACTTTATAGAACTAGAAGTTTAACTATAAATGCtggatttttaaaaaaatttgttaaagATTTAAACTCCT
This window contains:
- a CDS encoding putative SP-containing protein, with protein sequence MLLRIITFFLFVYGDLYLLFDYKEDDTCDCYISLSNNVEIDDNYKVFLSQYKNWLKEEVRDSCRANILIKKVYKEGLLLERVEKKDYDQIRKLAGNITNEKKREIFLNNGNFRKCGFNKFEYAKFFFEIVFYEPKKHTITWEHSASYDYDPKDVFSKLILYRTRSLTINAGFLKKFVKDLNSSICSDTNKSNSITEKKNEEKNLESLDNTKIFDVFQKEKY
- a CDS encoding homeobox domain-containing protein 12 encodes the protein MNNIFEEELKIQAALGLCLLKNGFESSHTKRKQKSKIQTFTLSEVYNITMYPSYQTKIDLAFMLNLNLKTITVWFQNKRQSEKISPVNEYLYHKKAPKHDLSPILLFTIYCKARRMSNVQNLVVKKNEKTKFSKIFLIKYIVTNRSFYTENITELI